CTATACATATTTACTCAATTTCTTTGTCCTAATTAACACATTTTATTTAACATATCCACTCTTATTTGATGTCTACCGCCATCATATCCTGCCCTTAAAAATTCCTTTACAATATTTTTAGCAAGCTCTGTTCCGACAATTTTAGAACCCATAGTTATTATTCTTGAATTGTTATGACCCCTTGTCATGTATGCAGAACGTTCATCTGAAACTTCTGCGGCAATCATTCCCTTTATCTTTGCAGCTACCATGAAACTTCCATCGCCATACGCATCAAATACGACCCCAAGACTGTCCTTGTCTGCAAGAACCTCCTTGGCTACCGAAACCGTTGTATCAACAAAATCTCTATCTGCTGATTTGTCAACAACATCAAATCCATTTTGAATCAAATAATCCTTGACAATATCTTTTAATTCTTTGCCATCTGCGTCAGCACCTAATATAACTTTCATTATTTTTTCCTCCATCTTTTAATTTTTTCTACGTAGCTTTACTTTTTCAAATAATATATTATTTATATCCCACAATTGAAATATACCCCCAAAAAACCGAAATTACAATACAGTAAAACCGTTAAAAATAAGTCTTGTTTAGTAAACAAAATTTTTTTAGAAATAATTTTTTATTTGTTAAAAGAGTAATTTTAAGTAAACAGAAATGAAATTATTTGAGTTATAATTTAATTTTTTTTATAAATTATATTAATTTTAAAATTAATAAAATCATTTTAATACTAAACTCCTTTTAAAAATAGAAACAAATTTTTATAACAGAACTATTTGACAACTAATTCATAATTATTCAACTTTTTTATTTTTTATTCTTTATCAAAAAGATTTATAACAAATTCATAACTTAAACGAAATTTAGTATTAAAACTGAAAAGTAAAGATATAATTATTCTTCTAAAATTTTAAAAAATTGG
This is a stretch of genomic DNA from Leptotrichia hofstadii. It encodes these proteins:
- the lacA gene encoding galactose-6-phosphate isomerase subunit LacA gives rise to the protein MKVILGADADGKELKDIVKDYLIQNGFDVVDKSADRDFVDTTVSVAKEVLADKDSLGVVFDAYGDGSFMVAAKIKGMIAAEVSDERSAYMTRGHNNSRIITMGSKIVGTELAKNIVKEFLRAGYDGGRHQIRVDMLNKMC